The Prionailurus bengalensis isolate Pbe53 chromosome A3, Fcat_Pben_1.1_paternal_pri, whole genome shotgun sequence genome includes a window with the following:
- the DEFB129 gene encoding beta-defensin 129 yields the protein MKLLFPIFASLMLQYQVNTEYFGLRRCLMGFGRCKDYCAVGETEIQKCKKRKCCIGQKVVQMIRNYMQNAMSHTLEGNSQEHLQVTKNSDASIQTKYQILSLLPRTKSINPFANVHPLLIPNATTVNSAITNPTTSCKITYTAISAKNNTTESRDSASDSSPPAPPP from the exons ATGAAGCTCCTTTTTCCTATCTTTGCCAGCCTCATGCTACAGTACCAGGTGAACACAG AGTACTTTGGCTTGAGAAGATGTCTAATGGGTTTTGGGAGATGCAAAGACTACTGTGCCGTAGGTGAAACAGAGATACAGAAAtgcaagaagagaaaatgttgcATTGGACAGAAAGTGGTTCAAATGATAAGAAACTACATGCAAAATGCAATGTCCCACACACTTGAAGGGAACTCCCAAGAACACCTACAAGTTACCAAGAATTCTGATGCTTCGATACAAACAAAATACCAAATTTTATCTCTTCTCCCCAGAACCAAAAGCATCAACCCTTTTGCCAACGTCCACCCCCTCCTCATCCCAAATGCCACCACTGTAAACTCAGCCATCACCAACCCTACGACCTCATGCAAGATCACATACACTGCAATTTCTGCCAAGAACAACACCACAGAAAGCAGAGATTCGGCCAGTGACTCCTCACCACCAGCACCACCGCCATAG